Proteins found in one Lysinibacillus fusiformis genomic segment:
- the accB gene encoding acetyl-CoA carboxylase biotin carboxyl carrier protein, whose product MFKIQEIREIIKLVDSSSIDEFVYEVDGAKVKLKKNNVVVTETVAPKKEVVAPVVQQSAPAEAPAVTPAPAKVEEAPAAATPAINDPSLHKIVSPMVGTFYQAPNPDSPAYVKPGDKVGNETIVCIVEAMKLFNEIEAEVQGEIVEILVKDGDLVEYGQPLFLVKAE is encoded by the coding sequence ATGTTCAAAATTCAAGAAATTCGTGAAATCATTAAATTAGTGGATTCATCTTCAATTGACGAGTTTGTGTATGAAGTAGATGGCGCAAAAGTAAAACTTAAAAAGAATAATGTTGTTGTTACAGAAACTGTAGCACCTAAAAAAGAAGTAGTAGCCCCTGTTGTACAACAATCTGCACCAGCAGAAGCTCCAGCAGTAACACCTGCACCAGCTAAAGTGGAAGAAGCTCCAGCTGCAGCTACACCAGCAATTAACGACCCTTCGTTACATAAAATTGTATCTCCGATGGTCGGTACTTTCTATCAAGCACCAAACCCAGATTCACCAGCTTACGTAAAACCAGGTGACAAAGTAGGAAATGAAACAATCGTATGTATCGTAGAAGCAATGAAATTATTCAACGAAATCGAAGCAGAAGTGCAAGGGGAAATCGTTGAAATTCTAGTTAAAGATGGCGACTTAGTAGAGTACGGCCAACCACTATTCCTTGTAAAAGCTGAGTAA
- a CDS encoding SpoIIIAH-like family protein produces the protein MRVRRRTVWFMTLLSLVAVISVYYLVDPAKQFNGLTIFTDDTLQQTAVTGVTDQEATNDITQEVSSPSHLFEEMRMQVSDERSQLREQLTQKIASEEASAEEKNEAFNEMDGLIKRESAEAMLEMLVKSLGYSDAFVRAEGEKVSVTVMAEELSKAQANEIIYLVKTEMEGANDVQVKFSANNY, from the coding sequence ATGCGCGTACGTAGAAGAACAGTTTGGTTTATGACATTATTAAGTTTAGTAGCAGTCATTTCAGTGTATTATTTGGTTGATCCAGCAAAACAATTTAATGGTCTTACTATTTTTACAGATGATACACTGCAACAAACAGCTGTCACAGGTGTTACAGATCAGGAAGCAACAAATGATATCACACAAGAAGTATCTTCACCAAGTCACTTATTCGAAGAAATGCGTATGCAGGTTAGTGATGAGAGAAGCCAACTTCGTGAACAGTTAACACAGAAAATTGCTTCTGAGGAAGCTTCTGCTGAAGAAAAAAATGAGGCATTTAATGAAATGGATGGGCTGATTAAACGTGAATCAGCGGAAGCTATGCTTGAAATGCTCGTTAAATCATTAGGTTATTCGGATGCGTTTGTTCGCGCTGAGGGAGAAAAAGTTTCAGTTACAGTGATGGCAGAGGAGTTGTCAAAAGCACAAGCAAACGAAATTATCTATCTGGTAAAAACAGAGATGGAAGGCGCAAATGATGTGCAAGTAAAGTTCAGTGCAAATAATTATTAA
- the accC gene encoding acetyl-CoA carboxylase biotin carboxylase subunit, producing the protein MKKVLIANRGEIAVRIIRACKELGIQSVAVYSEADADALHVKLADEAYCIGPKLSKDSYLSFPALLSVAEKTGADGIHPGYGFVSENADFAEACENAGIKFIGPSSDSIKIMGIKDVARTTMEAAGVPLVPGTGIVPDIETGKEWAAKIGYPVIIKATAGGGGKGIRVARTEEDLVKGIEITQKEAAAAFGNPGVYLEKFIEYFRHCEIQVLADGYGNVVHLGERDCTVQRRMQKLVEEAPSPALSSERRAEMGAAAVKAAQACDYEGAGTIEFIYDYREDKFYFMEMNTRIQVEHPVTEMISGVDLVQQQLKIASGEKLPFTQDDIKLNGWAIECRINAENAYKNFMPSAGTVDTYITPGGYGVRIDSAVYAGYTIPPYYDSMVAKLIVHADTREEAIAKMNRALSEFEVSGPGINTTIPFHQALMNNDVFKSAQFNTKFLEENDVLGVAEKVK; encoded by the coding sequence ATGAAAAAAGTTTTAATTGCAAACCGCGGCGAAATCGCTGTGCGTATCATTCGTGCTTGTAAAGAGTTAGGCATTCAATCGGTTGCTGTCTACTCTGAAGCAGATGCGGACGCATTACATGTGAAATTAGCAGATGAAGCTTATTGTATCGGACCAAAGCTATCAAAAGATTCTTATCTTAGCTTCCCAGCGCTACTTAGTGTAGCTGAAAAAACAGGTGCAGATGGTATCCACCCAGGATATGGTTTCGTATCGGAAAACGCTGATTTTGCTGAAGCTTGTGAAAACGCTGGCATTAAATTTATCGGTCCATCATCTGATTCTATTAAAATTATGGGCATCAAGGACGTTGCACGTACTACGATGGAAGCGGCAGGTGTTCCCCTTGTTCCAGGTACTGGTATTGTACCAGATATTGAAACAGGTAAAGAATGGGCTGCTAAAATTGGTTACCCTGTCATCATCAAAGCAACTGCTGGTGGTGGCGGTAAAGGGATCCGTGTAGCACGTACAGAAGAAGATCTTGTAAAAGGTATTGAAATTACGCAAAAAGAGGCTGCTGCAGCATTCGGTAACCCAGGCGTATATTTAGAGAAATTCATCGAGTACTTCCGTCACTGTGAAATCCAGGTTTTAGCAGATGGCTACGGTAACGTGGTGCATTTAGGCGAACGTGACTGTACGGTTCAACGTCGTATGCAGAAGTTAGTAGAGGAAGCTCCATCTCCAGCTTTATCTTCTGAGCGTCGTGCTGAAATGGGTGCGGCTGCAGTCAAAGCGGCACAAGCATGTGACTATGAAGGCGCTGGTACAATCGAGTTTATCTATGATTATCGAGAGGACAAGTTCTACTTCATGGAAATGAATACTCGTATTCAGGTTGAGCATCCAGTAACAGAAATGATTTCTGGTGTAGATCTTGTACAACAACAATTAAAAATTGCATCTGGTGAGAAGCTTCCGTTCACTCAAGATGATATAAAATTAAATGGATGGGCTATTGAATGCCGTATTAACGCAGAAAATGCCTACAAAAACTTCATGCCATCAGCAGGAACTGTTGATACGTATATAACGCCAGGTGGCTACGGTGTACGTATTGATTCTGCTGTCTATGCGGGCTATACAATCCCACCATATTACGATTCAATGGTAGCGAAACTAATTGTTCATGCGGATACACGTGAAGAAGCGATTGCAAAAATGAACCGCGCCCTAAGTGAATTCGAAGTATCTGGTCCTGGAATCAATACAACAATTCCATTCCACCAAGCATTGATGAACAATGACGTGTTTAAATCAGCACAATTCAATACGAAGTTCCTTGAAGAGAATGATGTTTTGGGTGTAGCAGAAAAAGTGAAGTAA